AGCGAGTGCCCGGACCTCGGCGAGGCGGGCGAAGTCCGCGACCCGGTACGGCTGGCCGATCTCGGCCGCGAGCGCCGCGGTCTTCTGGGGGGAGCGTCCGACGAGGACGACGGTGTGCCCGGCGGCGCTGAGGCGGCGCGCCGCGGCGGCCCCGATCCCGTCGCTGGCGCCGGTGAGGACGATGGTGCGAGTCATCCGCCGACCCTACGGACGTCGCCGCGGGTGTGCGCCCGGGGGCGGCGCGGCAGCCCTCACAGCGGCCTAAGGTACGGGGGCATGTCCCCCGCCTCGCGCCCGACGCGCGCCGACCTCCTCGCCTCCGCGGACCGGACCCTCCCGACCATCGCCGCCCCCGGGCTGCGGGTGCTGTTCTGCGGGATCAACCCGGGCTTGTACTCGGCGTGGACGGGGCACCACTTCGCCCGGCCGGGCAACCGGTTCTGGCCGGCGCTGCACCGCTCGGGGTTCACCCCACGCCAGCTGGCCCCCGCCGAGCAGCTCGAGCTGCTCACCTGGGGCCTCGGGGTGACGAACGTCGTCGAGCGGGCGTCGGCGACGGCGGCTGAGCTCTCCCCCGCCGAGCTCCAGGCCGGCGGCGAACGGCTCGTCGCCGACGTCGAGCGGTACGACCCGGCGTGGCTCGCCGTCCTCGGCGTCACGGCCTATCGCGCGGCGTTCCACCGGCCGAAGGCGACGTTCGGGGAGCAGGAGCCGATCGGGGCCACGCGGGTGTGGGTGCTGCCCAACCCCAGCGGGCTCAACGCGCACTTCACGCTCGCCCGGCTCGCCGAGCGCTTCGCCGAGCTGCGGTCTGCCGCTACAGGACCGTGACGAGGATCGTGGCGCCCGTGTTCTCGCCCTCCCGGACGGTCCGCTTCGACGCGACGAGCCTGTCCACCCGCTCGTCGTCCGACTGCTCCGGTCCCGCGATCGCGCGTCGCCCGAGCACAGGGGTCAAGGCGTCCAGGGTGGGCTTGACCAGGTTGTCGAGATCCCAGCCCTGGCCGGATCGCCATGGCGGCGGAAGCCGGAAGTGCATGGTGACCTCGAGGCGCCCGGGCAACGGGCCGTCGTCGGCGACCGCCGCGACCGCCGCCTGATGGACGGCGGCGCGCCACGGCCGCTCACCCGCGGTGGCGAACGTGGCGGGCACACCGCGGACCTCGAACGCCGTCATCACCGGGCGCTCAGCCACCGGCGCAGTGGACCGGTCGTCCGACTCACCGGCCACCGTCGCCACCCGCGCCGAGACCGGGTGGGTCGGGGGCGGCGTGGCGACGATGTAGCCGTCGGCGGGCGTGCCGTAGAGGTGCAGGGACTCCGGGGCCTCTCGCCACCGCCACGCGAGGTGCGCGCAGAAGACCGCGTCGACCTCGTCCTCGAGGCGTTCCAGATGCATGGGCCGTCTCGCGTCCTCTACCGCCGCTCGGATGCTGCGCCAGCGCTCGTTCGCCGGCAGTCCCAGGACGTCCACGGACTCCAGGTGTGCCAGCAGCTCGAGGAAGGCCGCCCGTCGACGCTCGAAGCTCCGACCTCCCTTCGCCTTGTACGGCAGGACGCTTCCGAGCTCGAAGAGCCCGACCATCGCCGGGTGCGGGTAGACCTCGATGCACGGGGGCACGCCCGCGGCATAGGTCGGGTCCGGGTCGAGCGTCCACCCCAGGCGTCTGGCGATCGTCGCGCCGCGAGGGGGGTTGAAGTAGGGGCGGGTGAGGTTGCTGGCGTGGCACGAGGCGCCGTACCGCCCGAACACGCGCGAGACCTCGCGCTCGCAGTCGCGCTGCCCGGACGCGTTGGTGACGATCAGTGGCGCATCCATCGCGGCGGCCCGGACGGGAGCGTGCGCGCCGACCCACGCGACGATCTCGTCGTCGGTGGTCACGCTGGCGGAGTCGACCAACCGGCCTGCACGGTCGACGGCGGCGAGGCCCGTCCGCGCCCGGTTGCTCCACGCCAGGTCCACGCCCACGTACATCTGCCACAAACTAGCCGCGAGCGCCCCGGTGCGTCGGCAAATGACGCCCGCGCGTGGCACCCACGCGCCCGCCGTCACTAGCCGCGCGCCACCGGCCGGCCGTAGGCCTCGAGGAGGCGCAACCACACCTCGCTCGACGTCGGGAACGGTGGCACGGCGTGCCACAGCCGGTCCAGCGGGACCTCCCCCGCGACGGCGACGGCCGCGGAGAACAGCAGCTCGGCGACGTCCTGGCCGACGAACGTCGCCCCGAGCACCACCCCCCGGTCCTCGTCGACGACCATCCGCGCCCGGCCCACGTACCCGTCCGCGTGCAGGCTCGCCCCGGACACCGCGCCCAGGTCCGCCTCCACCACCCGCGTGCGGTAGCCGGCCTCGTCGGCCGCCGCCGCGGTGAGCCCGGCGCTGGCCACCTGCGGGTCGGTGAAGACTACCTGCGTGACGGCGCGGTGGTCGGCGGTGGCCGCGTGCACGCCCCACGGCGCGTCGTCGACGGTCCCGCCCTGGGCGCGGGCGGCGATGACGTCCCCGGCGGCGCGCGCCTGGTACTTGCCCTGGTGGGTGAGGAGGTTGCGGTGGTTGATGTCCCCGACGGCGTAGAGCCACTCGACCGGCTCACCGTCCGGGCCGAGCACCCGCAGGGTCTCGTCCACGTCGAGCCAGCCGCGCTCGCTCCCCAGCCCGACGGCGCCGAGGCCGAGGTCGTCGGTGCGCGGTTCCCGGCCGGTGGCGACGAGCACCTCCGCCACCCGCAGCGTCGACCCGTCGTCGCACTCGAGGACGACGGCGCCGCCGGCCTCGCGCTCCACCCGGCGCGCCGAGACCCCCCGGCGCAGCGTCACGCCACGCTCCTCGAGTCTCTTGCCGACGAGCTCCGCGGCGAACGGCTCGTACCCCGCGAGGAGGTCGTGCCGCACGAGCATCGTCACCGCGCTGCCGAGGTCCGCCCACGCGCCCGCCAGCTCGCACGCGACGGCCCCGCCGCCGATGACCGCGAGGCTCTCGGGGACGACCCGCGCCGCGACGCCCTCGCGGTTCGTCCAGGGCTGCGCCGCGCGCAGCCCGAACGTGTCCGGCACGTGGGCGCGGGTGCCGGTGGCGAGCGCGACGGCGTGCCGCGCGGCCAGGTGCACCTCGCCGTCGGGCGTGGTGACCGTGACCTCGCGCGGGCCGGTGAGGCGGCCGTGACCGCGGACCAGGTCGATCCCGGCGCTCTCGAGCCAGCTCACCTGGCCGGCGTCGTCCCAGTCGCCGACGAAGCTGTCGCGCCGGGCGAGGACCGCCGCGGCGTCGAGGCCGCCGGTGACCGCCTGGCGGGCGCCGTCGACCCGGAGCGCCGCCCGGCGGGCGTCCCCGCTGCGCAGCAGCGCCTTGGACGGGATGCACGCCCAGTACGAGCACTCCCCGCCGACGAGCTCGGACTCGACGATGACCGCGCTGAGCCCGCCGCGGACCGCGCGGTCGGCGACGTTCTCCCCCACGGGTCCGGCTCCGATGACGACGACGTCGTAGACCTGACGCTCGGGCATGGCGCACTCCGCTCCACGAGACAGGCCCCGACCCTACGCTCGGGGGAACGCCGCGCGCATCGAACGGAGGACCGCAATGATCGAGTTCCGCTCCGTGAGCAAACGCTTCGCCGACGGCACGGAGGCCGTCGCCGACCTCGACCTCGTCATCCCGGCCCACCGCACGACCGTCCTCGTGGGCTCGTCGGGGTCCGGCAAGACGACGATCCTGCGGATGATCAACCGGATGGTCGACCCCACGGCCGGCACGGTGAGCATCGACGGTGTCGACGTCCGCCAGCGCGCCCCCGTCCCGCTGCGGCGCGGGATCGGCTACGTCATGCAGAGCGCCGGCCTGCTCCCGCACCGGAGGGTGCTCGACAACGTCACCACGGTGCTGCGCCTGGCGAAGACCCCCCGGGCCACGGCCCGCGAGCGCGGGCTCGCCCTCATGGACACGGTGGGGCTGGACCGCTCCCTCGCGCGCCGCTACCCGCGCCAGCTCTCCGGCGGCCAGCAGCAACGGGTGGGCGTGGCGCGGGCCCTGGCCTCGGACCCGAACATCCTCCTCATGGACGAGCCGTTCGGGGCGGTCGACCCCATCGTGCGCGCCGAGCTCCAGGACGAGCTGCTGCGCCTGCAGCAGCACCTGGCCAAGACCATCGTCTTCGTCACCCACGACATCGACGAGGCGTTCCGCCTCGGCGACCAGGTGGTCATCCTCGAGACCGGGGGGCGCATCGCGCAGCAGGGCACCCCGGCGGACATCCTCGCCGCCCCGGCCAGCCCGTTCGTCGCGCGGTTCATCGGCGCGGACCGGGGCCGGCGCTCGCTGCAGGTGGTCGAGCAGGACGGGCGCCGCCTCGTCGTCGACGCCGCGGGGCGCCCGGCGGGCGTGCTCGACGGCGCTCTCGACGCGCGGCCCGGCGGGGGGCCCGGCACGCTGCCCGATGCGGTGCCCGGCGGCACGCCCGACGCACGGCCCGACGGCGGAGGGCGGCCCTGATGGGCTGGGTCACCGCCAACCTCGGCCTCATCGGCGAGCTCACGCTCCAGCACGCGCGCCTCAGCGTCGTGCCGGTAGTGCTCGGGTTCGTCCTCGCCCTCCCCCTGGGCGTGCTCGCGGCGCGGTACCGCCGGGTCCAGGGCCCGCTGCTCGGCGCCGTCGGGCTGATCTACACGGTCCCCTCGCTCGCCCTGTTCGTCCTCCTCCCCCCGGTCCTCGGCATCAGCTTCCTCAGCGACGTCAACGTCGTCATCGCCATGACGCTCTACGCGGTGGCGCTCATGACCCGGTTCGTCAGCGACGCCCTCGGCTCCGTCGACCCCGCGGTGCGTGCCTCGGCCACCGCCATGGGGTACTCCGCGTGGGGCCGCTTCTGGGCGGTCGAGCTGCCGCTGGCCGGCCCGGTGCTGCTCGCGGGCCTGCGGGTGGTCGCCGTGAGCACGGTGAGCCTGGTGACCGTCGGCGTCCTCGTCGGCATCCGCACGCTCGGCACCCTGTTCATGGACGGGCTCCAGCGCGGGATCCCGGCGGAGATCGTCACCGGGATCGTCGCCACCGTCGTCGTCGCCCTCGTGTTCGACGTCGCGCTCATCGTCCTCGGCCGCGCCCTCATGCCGTGGGCGCGCACCGCCCGCCGCGCCGAGCGCCGCGTCCGGCTCACCGCGGGGGCACCGGCATGAGCCTCTTCGCGCAGGCGTGGGCCTGGCTCACCGCCCCCGAGCAGTGGACCGGCGCCGGGGCGCTGCCGGTGCGGGTCGGCGAGCACCTCCTCTACACGCTCGTCGCCCTGGCGCTCGCCACGCTCGTCGCCGTCCCGGTGGGCTACGCCGTCGGGCACACCGGCCGCGGCCGCCAGCTCGCCGTCGGCCTCGCGGGGGCGGCCCGCGCGCTGCCCTCCCTCGGGGTGCTCACCGTGCTCACGCTCGCGGTCGGCGTCGGGCGGGCCGGGCTCGCCGCCACCGCGGTGCTCGTCGTGCTCGCGATCCCCCCGGTGCTCGCCGGCGCCTACGCCGGGGTGGAGAACGTCGACGGCGCCGTCACGGAGTCCGCGCGTGCCCTGGGCATGACCCCGTGGCAGGTCCTCACCCGCGTGGAGGCACCCCTCGGCCTGCCGCTGCTCATCGGCGGGGTGCGCAGCGCCGCCCTGCAGATCATCGCCACCGCGGTGCTGGCGGCGTACGTCGGGCTGGGCGGTCTCGGGGTCTACATCCAGCGCGGCATCGCTCTGCGCCGCTACGAGGAGATGCTCGGCGGGGCCATCGCCATCGTCGCTCTGGCGCTCGTCGCCGATGCCCTTTTTGCCTTGCTCGCGCGCGTCGCCGTGCGGTTGAGTGGCACGGAGCGCAGGCTCGTACCCACTGTCACGACGTAGGGAGTGCCCATGAGCAGCGTCCGACGCCCACTCACCGTTCTCGGCGCCTCCGGGGCGCTCGCACTGCTGGCCGCGTGCGGGTCCGGCGATCCACTCGCCGAGCCGGCCACGGACGACGGCGGCGCCACCTCCGCCGGCGCCGGGGAGATGGTCGTCGTCGGCTCCCAGGCCTACTACTCCAACGAGATCGTCGCGGAGATCTACGCGCAGGCGCTCGAGGACGCCGGGTACGACGTCGAGCGCCAGTTCCAGATCGGCCAGCGCGACGTCTACCTCCAGGCGATGGAGGGCGGCGAGGTGCACGTCCTGCCCGAGTACACGGGCAACCTGCTCCAGTTCTACGACGCCGAGACGGAGGTCCGCAGCTCCGAGGACGTCGCGGGGGCGCTCCCCGACGCTCTGCCCGAGGGGCTGGAGGTGCTCGCCTACTCCGAGGCGCAGGACGCGGACTCCTACAACGTCACCGCCGAGTTCGCCGAGACCAACGGCATCACCAGCCTCGCCGACCTCGCGGACTACGACGGCGAGATCATCGTCGGCGGCAACGCCGAGCTGGAGAGCCGGCCCTACGGGCCGCAGGGGCTGGCGGACATCTACGGCGTCGAGGTGGACTTCCTCGCCATCGGCGACAGTGGCGGCCCGCTGACCAAGGACGCCATCCGCGACGGCACCATCACCATGGGCGACATCTACACCGCCGACCCGGACCTCGCCTCGGGCGACTTCGTCACCCTGGAGGACCCGGAGAGCATGATCCTCGCGCAGAACGTCGTGCCGCTGGTCGACGCCGCGCTCGCCGACGACCTCGCCGGTGTGCTCGACCCGGTGAGCGAGGCGCTCACCACCGAGGACCTCATCGAGCTCAACGCGCGCAGCCAGGGCGAGCAGCTCGACTCCGCGACCATCGCCACCGACTGGCTCACCGAGAACGGCCTGGCGGGATCGTGAGCGCCGCGACCGACCTCCTCCTCGACGCGTTCTCCCGCGTGCGCGAGGAGGTCCACGCCGCGGCCGACGGGCTCAGCCGCGACGAGCTGGCCGTGCGCCTCGACCCGGACGCCAACTCGGTGGGGTGGCTGCTGTGGCACCTCACCCGCGTGCAGGACGACCACATCTCCGACGTCGCCGGGCGGGAGGAGCGCTGGACCGCCGACGGGTGGCGGGCGCGCTTCGCCCTCCCGGTGGACGGGCTCGGGTACGGGCACAGCTCGGAGGAGGTGGGGCTGGTGCGGGGCTTCGACGCCGAGCTGGTCCTCGCCTACTACGACGCCGTGCACGATCAAACGGTGGCGTTCGTCCGGGGCCTGGACGACGGCGCCCTCGACCGGGTGGTCGACGAGGACTGGGACCCGCCCGTGACCCTCGCCGTGCGGCTCGTCAGCGTCATCTCCGACTGCCTGCAGCACGTCGGGCAGGCGGCGTTCGTCGCCGGGGTCGTCAAGCGCCGACGGGGCAACGGCTGAGACAGCGGGCCAGCGCGTCAGGCGAGCTGGAGCGTGGTGAGGCAGGTGGCGCCGTCGTCGCCGGTGGAGAAGGGCACCTCGCCCGTGCGGCCGTCCGCGGTGATCCGGACGGTTCCCTCGACGTCCCGCGGGAGCCACATCCCGACGAAGCCGTTCTCGGCGGTCGTGCGCTCCTCGTTGAGGATGACGTCGCCGGCGTCGTCGAGGACGGTCACCTCGACGGCCTCGCCGGTGAGCTCGCCCTGGCACGTGGTGAGCGAGTGGTAGAAGCACTCGTGGGTCTGGTCGACGTAGGGGGCCACGGAGAGGTAGAAGCGGTCCTCCGGGAGCGCGAGGGTGAGCTCGCCGGACGCGTCGGAGAGCAGCAGCTCGTCGACCCGCACGGAGGCCATGAGGTCCGCCGGGCGCTCGGCGCCGCCGAGGGCGTCGAGGTGCTCGATGATCTCGGTGGGCTCCATGCCCGCGAGGTCGTACGCGAGCAGGAGCGGGTCGTCGGCGCTCGCCTCCTCGGAGGCGCTCGCCCCGGTGGACGTCCCCGCCGCGGGAAGCGTCTCGTTCGCGTCCTCGCCCGCCGTCGTGCCGGAGGAGCAGCCCGCCAGCACGAGCACCGCGGTGACCATCGTGATCGTCCGTCGTCTCATGGGTCCACCCTCCCGGAGGGGGCATACGTCCGGAATGGGCCCTTGGTCCCCAATCGTTCCGACGGCGTCGGGGTGGTCGGTCGATCGCCGTCCGTCGCCCGGCCGGCGCGGCCCCCCCACGGCGCGCGGGCCCTAGGCTGGCTCCGGTGCCCGGTCCCCCGGGCCCGGTGACCGCCCGCGTGGTGTCGGCGCCGGACACCGGAAGGATGGCCCCGCAGCCGATGAGCACGTCGAAGAACCGTTCCCCCCGCAGCCGTTGGCGCACCCTGGCCTGGCTGGTGCCCGCCGCCCTCGTCGCGGTGGTCGCCGTCGTCCTTCTCGCCCGCTGGCTGCGTGACCTGCCCGCGGTGAGCGCGTTCGTCGCCGACTACCCCGGCACCGCGCCCCGCCCGGCGGACGCCCCCGAGGGGATCCCGGCATGGCTGGCGTGGCAGCACTTCTTCAACGCCTTCTTCCTCGTGCTCCTCGTGCGCACCGGCATGCTCATCCGCGCTGGAGGCCGCCAGCAGGGGCACTGGCAGCGCCGGAACACGGGGCCGCTGCGGACCAAGGGCAAGCCCGCCAAGATCTCGCTCAACCTCTGGCTGCACCTCGCCGTCGACGTCCTGTGGGTCCTCACCGGGATCAGCTACGTCGTCATGCTCCTCGCCACCGGCCAGTGGGTGCGGATCGTCCCGACGACGTGGGAGGTCTTCCCCCACGCCGCGTCGGCGCTGCTGCAGTACGCCTCCTTCGACTGGCCCAGCAGCGACGGCTGGTCGAGCTACAACGCCCTCCAGCAGCTCGCCTACTTCGTCACCGTCTTCGTCGCCGCGCCGCTGTCCATCATCACCGGCCTGCGGATGTCCCCGGCGTGGCCGAAGGGCGCGGGCGGGATCAACCGCGTCGTCCCCATCGGGGTGGCCCGGGCCCTGCACTTCCCGGTGATGCTCTACTTCGTCGCGTTCGTCGTCGTGCACGTGACGCTGGTGCTCACCACGGGTGCCC
The sequence above is a segment of the Georgenia faecalis genome. Coding sequences within it:
- a CDS encoding ABC transporter ATP-binding protein, producing MIEFRSVSKRFADGTEAVADLDLVIPAHRTTVLVGSSGSGKTTILRMINRMVDPTAGTVSIDGVDVRQRAPVPLRRGIGYVMQSAGLLPHRRVLDNVTTVLRLAKTPRATARERGLALMDTVGLDRSLARRYPRQLSGGQQQRVGVARALASDPNILLMDEPFGAVDPIVRAELQDELLRLQQHLAKTIVFVTHDIDEAFRLGDQVVILETGGRIAQQGTPADILAAPASPFVARFIGADRGRRSLQVVEQDGRRLVVDAAGRPAGVLDGALDARPGGGPGTLPDAVPGGTPDARPDGGGRP
- a CDS encoding DUF429 domain-containing protein, yielding MTAGAWVPRAGVICRRTGALAASLWQMYVGVDLAWSNRARTGLAAVDRAGRLVDSASVTTDDEIVAWVGAHAPVRAAAMDAPLIVTNASGQRDCEREVSRVFGRYGASCHASNLTRPYFNPPRGATIARRLGWTLDPDPTYAAGVPPCIEVYPHPAMVGLFELGSVLPYKAKGGRSFERRRAAFLELLAHLESVDVLGLPANERWRSIRAAVEDARRPMHLERLEDEVDAVFCAHLAWRWREAPESLHLYGTPADGYIVATPPPTHPVSARVATVAGESDDRSTAPVAERPVMTAFEVRGVPATFATAGERPWRAAVHQAAVAAVADDGPLPGRLEVTMHFRLPPPWRSGQGWDLDNLVKPTLDALTPVLGRRAIAGPEQSDDERVDRLVASKRTVREGENTGATILVTVL
- the mug gene encoding G/U mismatch-specific DNA glycosylase codes for the protein MSPASRPTRADLLASADRTLPTIAAPGLRVLFCGINPGLYSAWTGHHFARPGNRFWPALHRSGFTPRQLAPAEQLELLTWGLGVTNVVERASATAAELSPAELQAGGERLVADVERYDPAWLAVLGVTAYRAAFHRPKATFGEQEPIGATRVWVLPNPSGLNAHFTLARLAERFAELRSAATGP
- a CDS encoding ABC transporter substrate-binding protein, with product MSSVRRPLTVLGASGALALLAACGSGDPLAEPATDDGGATSAGAGEMVVVGSQAYYSNEIVAEIYAQALEDAGYDVERQFQIGQRDVYLQAMEGGEVHVLPEYTGNLLQFYDAETEVRSSEDVAGALPDALPEGLEVLAYSEAQDADSYNVTAEFAETNGITSLADLADYDGEIIVGGNAELESRPYGPQGLADIYGVEVDFLAIGDSGGPLTKDAIRDGTITMGDIYTADPDLASGDFVTLEDPESMILAQNVVPLVDAALADDLAGVLDPVSEALTTEDLIELNARSQGEQLDSATIATDWLTENGLAGS
- a CDS encoding CueP family metal-binding protein; the protein is MRRRTITMVTAVLVLAGCSSGTTAGEDANETLPAAGTSTGASASEEASADDPLLLAYDLAGMEPTEIIEHLDALGGAERPADLMASVRVDELLLSDASGELTLALPEDRFYLSVAPYVDQTHECFYHSLTTCQGELTGEAVEVTVLDDAGDVILNEERTTAENGFVGMWLPRDVEGTVRITADGRTGEVPFSTGDDGATCLTTLQLA
- a CDS encoding dihydrolipoyl dehydrogenase family protein, with the translated sequence MPERQVYDVVVIGAGPVGENVADRAVRGGLSAVIVESELVGGECSYWACIPSKALLRSGDARRAALRVDGARQAVTGGLDAAAVLARRDSFVGDWDDAGQVSWLESAGIDLVRGHGRLTGPREVTVTTPDGEVHLAARHAVALATGTRAHVPDTFGLRAAQPWTNREGVAARVVPESLAVIGGGAVACELAGAWADLGSAVTMLVRHDLLAGYEPFAAELVGKRLEERGVTLRRGVSARRVEREAGGAVVLECDDGSTLRVAEVLVATGREPRTDDLGLGAVGLGSERGWLDVDETLRVLGPDGEPVEWLYAVGDINHRNLLTHQGKYQARAAGDVIAARAQGGTVDDAPWGVHAATADHRAVTQVVFTDPQVASAGLTAAAADEAGYRTRVVEADLGAVSGASLHADGYVGRARMVVDEDRGVVLGATFVGQDVAELLFSAAVAVAGEVPLDRLWHAVPPFPTSSEVWLRLLEAYGRPVARG
- a CDS encoding mycothiol transferase — its product is MSAATDLLLDAFSRVREEVHAAADGLSRDELAVRLDPDANSVGWLLWHLTRVQDDHISDVAGREERWTADGWRARFALPVDGLGYGHSSEEVGLVRGFDAELVLAYYDAVHDQTVAFVRGLDDGALDRVVDEDWDPPVTLAVRLVSVISDCLQHVGQAAFVAGVVKRRRGNG
- a CDS encoding cytochrome b/b6 domain-containing protein: MSTSKNRSPRSRWRTLAWLVPAALVAVVAVVLLARWLRDLPAVSAFVADYPGTAPRPADAPEGIPAWLAWQHFFNAFFLVLLVRTGMLIRAGGRQQGHWQRRNTGPLRTKGKPAKISLNLWLHLAVDVLWVLTGISYVVMLLATGQWVRIVPTTWEVFPHAASALLQYASFDWPSSDGWSSYNALQQLAYFVTVFVAAPLSIITGLRMSPAWPKGAGGINRVVPIGVARALHFPVMLYFVAFVVVHVTLVLTTGARENLNHMFAASDDGGWLGVVLFAVSVALMVAAWVLAKPVFTGPVAALTGKVAR
- a CDS encoding ABC transporter permease, which gives rise to MGWVTANLGLIGELTLQHARLSVVPVVLGFVLALPLGVLAARYRRVQGPLLGAVGLIYTVPSLALFVLLPPVLGISFLSDVNVVIAMTLYAVALMTRFVSDALGSVDPAVRASATAMGYSAWGRFWAVELPLAGPVLLAGLRVVAVSTVSLVTVGVLVGIRTLGTLFMDGLQRGIPAEIVTGIVATVVVALVFDVALIVLGRALMPWARTARRAERRVRLTAGAPA
- a CDS encoding ABC transporter permease, whose product is MSLFAQAWAWLTAPEQWTGAGALPVRVGEHLLYTLVALALATLVAVPVGYAVGHTGRGRQLAVGLAGAARALPSLGVLTVLTLAVGVGRAGLAATAVLVVLAIPPVLAGAYAGVENVDGAVTESARALGMTPWQVLTRVEAPLGLPLLIGGVRSAALQIIATAVLAAYVGLGGLGVYIQRGIALRRYEEMLGGAIAIVALALVADALFALLARVAVRLSGTERRLVPTVTT